A region of the Bradysia coprophila strain Holo2 unplaced genomic scaffold, BU_Bcop_v1 contig_232, whole genome shotgun sequence genome:
AGTCAAATCACTCGGTGAAAAGATTCAATTGCAATTGGAAAAGGACAACAATCGCCTGCATTACGTTATATTCAATTTGAGTCAAAGCTATTTTAAATCACTCCATGGATTCGTTGAGTACCAAGAGTGAGTGAGTCTGATGCATTGACGGAAATGTTAAATTGATGAGTTTGTTGACAGGCATTACATTTACGGTATTCTGTTTGGTGTTTGGATATTTGAAAGTGGACAATTCGAAAATACAGGCATTGGAAGCTTTGAGAACTGGTGTTTTGGAGGATATAAGGGTGGAAACTGGACTAGATCCGGAGAACCAATCAAATTCTTTAGAAATCCTTACTGGCCTTGGGTTTATAACTATGGCGAAGAAGGACGGCTTGTCACTTTTTCTAAGATTAAGTTTATTTAAACTTTGCAATTTATGGGtgagaagaaaaatttggtctaCTTGCCGCTCTAGCCAGTGataaatgaattcaattgTTATAGATATTGGCTGAATGTGTGGCTGAATAAAGATTTATTTGCAATCGAAAGTATTTATGTAATTTGAACGAGCAGTTTGAGCAGTTTTGAAAAGGGTAACCATTCCcactatttttcaaaatctttcatcaATGGATAAAGCAGAtcgatttcaagaaaaaaaaatgttttgctgtCACAAACGTCAAAACCTACTACCATAAAGCGATTTGTTGCCTTGCAAAGAAGTTTTGGTGTAGTTAAAAAAGTGGTTAACGAATTAGTGCCTGCTGTTTCATCACAAAAAGGAAGATCTGACACCGCAGCTATGGGTCGAAAGCAAAAAAAGTACAACTTGTTTGCACAGAAGAAGCGTGAGAGGAAAGAAGTACGAAACATTTGACTGTTTAAGGTTATGTCTCGTTATTTACCGCATGTTATATTCGTTCCTAGGCCAATTCGAACGGGTCGCAGGATCGTCCATCCGAGCCGTACCAAGAAATCATCCGCGTCAATGAGTTGTTCCTCAAGTACTACAAGGTTCGTACGATCAATCAGTCTTTTGAgtcaatttacaataaaatgcaTTCGAAACTATCCAGCATCAGCAAATCTGTCCCGATTCCGAATGGGACGAATTCGTGAAATTCATTTCATCCGATTTGCCAACAACGTTCCGCATAACAGCTAGTCGTGGCGAGGCGCAAACACTGTTGGACAtaataaaaagtgaattttttgcCGACTATCTGAAAGGAGCCGATGAAATTCAAACTAAAACCGGCTGTAAATTCGAGAAACCAATGTCACTTCCGTGGTATCCCAATGAGCATGCATGGCAATTGGAATTGACGCGAAAAGACATTCGTCGATCGGAAGCTTTCTATAAACTGCACAATTTCCTTATTGCCGAAACCAATTCTGGAAGCATCAGTAGACAAGAAGCAGTGTCTATGATACCGCCGATTGTGTTAGACGTTAAACCGCATCACAAGGTCTTAGATATGTGTGCTGCTCCCGGCAGCAAAACAGCACAGTTAATTGAAGCATTGCATGTCGACAGTGAAAACTCTATACCAAGTGGTTTTGTTGTTGCCAATGACGTCGACAACAAACGATGTTATATGTTGGTGCATCAAGCTCGACGAATGAATTCACCTTGTTTTATCGTCACCAACCACGACAGTTGTTTCCTACCGAATTTATTGATGACTAATTCGGATGGGGAAAAGAGGGAAGTGAAATTTGATCGAGTGTTGTGCGACGTTCCATGTTCAGGTTTGTTAGCAATTTCATTCTGAAGTGTCCGCATAAGCTAAAGTATTAATTTTCATCCCTTACTAGGCGATGGAACTCTCCGAAAAAATCCAGACATTTGGTTAAAATGGAACCAAGGACAAGCACTGAATTTGCATGGGTATGACCACTGTTTGTTTGGGATTGTCCGCGTTTTTCCCTAAGATCAATGTTCCATCTTTTTAGAGTACAATATCGCATTGCAAAGCGTGGAGCTGAACTGTTGGAGATTGGAGGGCGAATGGTCTACTCGACTTGTTCACTGAATCCTGTAGAAAATGAAGCGGTCCTTCATCGTTTAATCAAGGACAGTGAAGGTGCTTTGGAAATTGTTGATTCTGCAGCGTTAGTTCCTGGTCTGAAATACCTACCCGGTATGACCAAATGGGACCTAGCATCCAAGGACAttgaatgttttaacaaattcGAAGATGTTCCGACAAAGTACCACACCGTCATCCGTCGTAAGTCATAGCCTAGTGCATGTGTCCATTGgaagttaaaaattaattatctgCCTTTCAGCACAAATGTTTCCTCCAAGCGTCGAAGATGCATCGAAGTACAATCTTGAGAAATGGTAAGAGTTGGGTTAGAATTGTGTGACGAATtgattcgaattttctttcatatttttctgtcTAGCATACGGATCTTACCCCATCTTCAAAACACTGGAGGTTTCTTCGTCGCATCCATACAGAAAAAGTCGTACTTGCCGTGGGAGAAAGCTGCGAAGAAAGAGGACGCTAAGAATTCCGACGAACAGAATGTGAATGAAACACAGGATTTAGATAATGGCGAAAAGACCACTTCTGCTGGACCACAACAGAAGAAACGACGTTTGCATTATGGTTATAAGGAGGATCCGTACATTTTCCTCACAGCCGACGATTTGGCATGGACACAGCTGAAGAACTTCTACAAACTCAGCGACGAATTCAATCCATTGTGTTTACTGACAAGATCATCGagtgaaaagaagaaaaatatttacttttgttCCGAACAGATCAGAGACTTACTGCTGTGCAACgagagtttagtgaaaataattaacaCTGGAGTTAAGTCGTTCGTACGATGCGACAATCGAAATATGCAGTGTCCGTTTAGGTAATATTGTTTTTCTTACAACGATTGTTCGCTGTGAACTCAACACTTTACTCCTATCATAGATTAGCTAATGAAGGCCTCCCCAACATTAACTATATGATTGGACAATGTCGTCGGCTAAACATTACCAGAGAAGATCTAATAGCCTTGCTCAACAATACAGATCCCACGAAACCTCCGCCATTAAATACGTTATCAAACGAGACACAGGAAAGTGTCAAGGACTTGGGTATGTTCTGTCCAAATTTATCCAAATTGCAGTGTCTCTAAagacaatattttactttcatCAGCTGCCGGTAGTTGTGTTTTGAAATATTCTGATGAAAAGCTGACGATTTCGCTGGTCGGTTGGAGGGGACAAACCAGTCTTCGAGCGTACACAGATACCAATGACACATGTCACATGCTTCGACTTCTGGGTGCCGATGTATCGAAATATGGTAAGTGGAATGCATTGTATGAGCCGGAGCCAAAGTGATTAATCggattttcatttcagatACAAACAAGTTCCAGAAGAACAAAACAACAGATGAGGAGCAGGAATTGGTTAAAAATGTAGATACCACAGAAATGGAATGTGTCGATGACGCTGTGGCCGTGGAATAGGGAAGATTCGCCTTGTTTTGATACACTGcgttaatattttattacaataaacGGTCTCTACGGACTACGGATTATTTCTACATATCACAGATATTCTACGCGTCTTCGTTACCTTCTCTCCTTTGAAGAACCCATGCTCATTGCCCAGTATTTCGTGAGTGAAATTATATCGGGACGTGTCACTGAAAGCGATTGGAAAGAGTTAAgtaattcaacgaaaaatgcCGCTAGATCTGGCAGACGAGCAACTCACCGCATAATGTACAATGATCGTCGTTTAAGCAAAATGTCCGCGTAGAAAgcattttccattgatttCGGCAGTGTTCTGTATTCGTCAGTATTGTTTCCGTCTTtggtttgtaaatatttcgtttcgtCTGTTCTAACTAGCCGCATAACAGAATCTGACAGTAGACTTAGGCCAGCAATGGTTGTGCCACAGTACTCGTTAAAGAAAGGGGAGAAATATAGGTGAGATTAACCAGTAAGACCACAGTCACAGTTTGAAGCAAAGAAATTGTTCCAATTACTTATGGTGACTGTTCCCTCAAATCCATTAGACTTACTCTTGAGCTATCAACGTGCGGCTTGATGACCCCATTCTCCGCTAGGTCTAATATATGAATGTGTGGCATAATTTCTCCTTTGAAAGCAAGTTCACTGattttttcaatgattttcctaTTATGCGGATACCAATGCTTCCTCTCTGTTTCCCGAAAGCCATGGATAGCCTTAAATGGAACGATTTGtaataatcaattttcacaaagcGGATTTCTCTTACATCATCCCAATGATCGAATTCGTATTTCAAACGTTTCATGTATGGGTCAATCTCCTCAATTATAGCTGTTTCTTCCGCTTCCGACACAAAGTCGGTGATAaccaaaaaatcattcaaaatagtttccctttcatttgatggccAGTTATCAACGAAATCAATGTAGTGTGGAGTCTTGGCATTTGGTTGACTGGTGGTAACCGACGACGCAGCTGATTCATTAAGTAACAGTTTTATTTTAGGATGCCGACAAAagtttttgtaattatttaattaactgAGTTCGTTTCACTCACCTCTTCTTGCAGCTAGAAAAGGTTTTAGTAAGTTCTTCTTGATTAAATGTCGAAGGATCACTGTCATTGTGACTATTAGTTGCTGGATAGATTTCAAAACCGTCCAAAGAGTAAACACaagaaaatgaaaggaaaagaaaatcaaaacatCGTTCGCTTTGACAATCAGTGTCGGTAAGACAGCATTGTCAGAGAACTGCGAGAACTGTCAAAGAAAACGATAGGCAGGgtttgaaaatgtgatttGTGCCATGGAATTGCTTTCTTCAAAAGAATAGGTTTCCACTTTCATTGGTTCCAAGGCCatttgaattgtcaaatttcatccatataaccataacctcaataatatctctgtggaaatcgcgtaggcgacgttgctcgatttgtatgaaatatcacgtaagcgacgttgctgtggatgaaattgtcgtttttcgggatgtcaaagttcgtgtttacagttacttggaacaaacctatttgCTGCAGAGCACTGACTAGaattaaatacaaacaaaTCAACTGCTGGAAagttcagagaaatgataaattggtacgcctgtggcgggATAGAAGGAATATGTGAATGACAGTGTTGGCTCCTATGGGAGAGAATTTGTATGCGATTCTCTGAGAAAGTTCGATCAAAATTGCATACCTATTGCTATCCTTTTCATATTCATTTATTACTTCTTTTactaacaacaacaactcaTCTGCCTAACTTATCGTTCTCCACATTATCGACATTGCTCAACCCTACCTTTCGATTTGTCATTGTAATTGACGacatatttttctgttttgattagaagtaatatttattttcaacataaaaacttgaaattaattcaatttacttaGTTTTTCGACTCGTTAATCGCTGTGCAATCTATCGCCATAATGCCACCACAAAGCGAGGGTCAAGAAACTGCTGTGAAATCAAAACGACCATCaggtaaattgattttatgatcAAGATCCACGCAATGGAGTGTCATTATTTAAGTAATGAATCATTCAAATTGATTgagttttacaaatttatatgTAACAAAGGTTTTCTGTATGTAAAAGCAAATTCATTCTCTAACTTGTGAGGCTATATTGGTTTCAAGTGATGTTTAAGATTGATAGAAGCGAAAAATTGGATTATTTTctttgcgaaaatattttcaactttccTTCACGTTTACCTAAAAATCGATTGTGTCGTAATTTACATTGTGTTGTTGTGTCACACATTAGCGACGACATTATAGCGATataagttttaaaaaattccgATAATTGAGTTTTCTCATGCTAAAGTTTAATTATGCCCGAAGCAATTTTGGCTAGTTTAACTCATAACGGCTTCAGTTACGGTGACTTACAGTAATTCTCACAGAGAACCTACTgcattttgttagaaaaataaaatgtaactcAATCGACCCGTCCATGTTCTGAAGTATGGACAAAGTCTATTTTTCATTACACTTTACATTCGTCAGAAAAATCGATAATAGAAGAGAAATGATTGGTCATCAATTCATCATTGTAAGCGATGGAACAAActttaatttctttgttttatcTTTTACATGTGACGGtcaaatctgttttttttcctttgagGTATCGCTTAGCGATAAATCCTAAAACTTTTACTTCTTGAGCTttcgtttttagccccgtacgaagtacgaaggggcttataggattacgatgccgtgtgtaattgatggaattcgaagcagacggtaagggcaaagtgtttgcctatgttcatagataacgaatccacaataaaaattttgtctgtccgtctgtccgtctgtccttctgtccgtctgtccgtctgtccttctgtccgtctgtccttctgtccgtctgtccttctgtccgtctgtccgtctgtccgtctgtccgtctgtcacgtcgatatcttgagtaaatcaaatccgatttcaaaaatttttttttctctgtaagatagtcaaaatagtgaggctaagttcgaagatgggcgattttgggtcgacccttccggagctggggcccaataagtgcctaactgtttttcgacgatatctccagacatttaaacactacacttgtaagggatacgtcaaataaaaggtatttacaataccggtcgacaaaaaaaaagtttatgaaaattggatgaccgactcatgagttagaccccttggtgtgaactaggtacagggcggcaagccgtttttgcttgtagattggccaaatttgaacgtatttagatggattttgctttattagataggtattgaccgtaccaatcagggaaaaaaaagtttatgaaattcgattcaccagagcgtgagctagggctcttggagtgagcttatatgtggctactcggccgcaCAGTGAAGGCGGTGTTTTtcgttaatatctcgagtaaattttgaccgaatttcatgatttttttttgtttgaaaggtactaacgaatgtaaagcagccgtactactttccacctcctaacaaaatggccgtcggccgccattttggatttttgtaaaatcaatataaatcggtgaaaatgatacttacaaagtcaCTGATTAGTGGGAAGTGAGTGGTTacgtgtgtggggtgtttcaaggatcccaaatatggatatctatatataaatatatacagctatattgagctatataacggtatagatggttattttgagctatatactagcatatttatcagtaaattgtttatttataggttaattgttgaaaaaatttaagtttggGTCCTAGGAGGACTGAgataattttaggtcaattcgaaatttgtgttacatttgaaaggaacgtcgtacggggcttcgtaattgcgctatgcgcaatttttaagacgttcacatttcataagaattttactttaccgacgtttacgggagcagtaggcttacggtaagagtaggtcgacggacgaactagggtcacatacgcaatagatgtacgggtttgtacggggctcagtcgcagcaaacgctccgactgttctgacggctcgtttatcTATAAGGGAAAGTAGCCTTCTCGATAATGACATATTACTATcaaagaattcaaatttttaaggtaatagttatttacgtaacCTGTTGTGGAGTGTAGATTTTAGGCTGCCTAAAATCGaacgtccacaacagatacgcacacaaaatttatgcaaagAGACCAAATCGCGAGAAAAATTCCAACATTTAGCCCCAAGgaatgaaatagttatttgttcaacgatggaagaaaagttggaaattgcattttcagaGTGATGTTACCAGAACAggccatttccaactttttaaCCGAACTAAACACAGCTTTTTTTCTAAACAaaaggcttccgaagtttcagtGGAGTGGAAGAAACATGCTACATgcatcgaaaaccgtacttttcatgttctAAGCACTCCTTTCGACTccttcagcatgtaaaatccattagataactcgggataaaaatgaatagtctcgttttcgtgtgtttattgacctcggatacgtctcggatcaacaaaattcacacgataactctacttttcatctttttatccctggtcatgtaatagttatttggtGGAATATAATACCAAAGAAGTTCTTAAAGTTCTTAAAAACCAGATAGAGTATACTGTGCTCCTAACAATTTACCATCACACAATTTGTCCCTGCTCCCTAATGCATAACATAACCTGACTAAAGGAATTTAGTTATAACTACTGAAAGATAATTCAGTTGGTTATTGCATCCGTTGATAATGAATAAAGACactcaataccctctctagcaaacaaacttcgttttgacgctgtcaaaataacaaCTTATTCCTTGTAGGGTTTGTAGAATTATTGactgttgactaatttctaattttacatgtaaaatgcaaaggctaagttgcatttttaccaccttaataaatgtagttagcttgctagagagagtattgataCACTGCCGGtgtaattttcttcaaaatgtttaatttttattgacctTATCGTAAATAATTTCACATATAAAACTAACGACGGCAACAGCGCACCCATAGTAAAATATAAGGAAGAATCCTTCAATATTACCGTAATTCAATGCGGATGGTGTACTCTTGTCGTTCGCTTTCAGTAGATTCATGTTAAGGTATTTTCTCAAGATATGTTCAATTAATCCTGCAGCGTCAAGAGACTCAATTAAAAGGTCGAATTCACTTACCAGGTAGAAATTCtttgtgaaataaaatacgaaCGAGGTCCCGAACAACGATTCTTTGCAAAATcttaatgtaaaattttttcgAGTGAGCGTATTCATGTACGACGTACCCAAGAAGTGTTTAAACACAACTCCTCGGAAAGACGGATCCAACGTTAAATGCGAATATTTGGTAGTTTCGTCATCACCAATTACCTTGTGTCTGAGTAAACAAATTATAGAATGCATTAGTATGTACCATGTATCAGCAACTCAAAGACTAATGGTGAAAGAACTATTTGACGTTTGTATACAAACctttgcataaattttgatCCAGACAGTCGTACACTCAATGATTCATAAATGTagaaagtaaattgatgttcGATGAATTCGTCAAAAGTTTTTAGTTCCACTGCATTTATATCTCTCTTCGTTATATTAAAAAAAGCTCCTTGATATAAACTTCTCGTAATCAATGTGAAGAGTAAAAATATTGCTAGCAAGAATCGCGGAAAGTTGCTATTCGGTAGAATTTGCATTGGTCcaccaagaaaaattttgtacacATTCAATATACTGCCCTCTACCTCTCTGCCAATCACATAATCGTGGTATATATTTGGAGTAAATTTTAAGGTTATTACAGTGCAACATGCTAGCAAGGCTACCATCCCAATGGATAACCAAGAAGCGAGGGTAAATGGAaggaatatttttgtgatcgcATCAATCAAAAACGGTGGTGGCACGACAAGAATGAGTTTGTCCGAATAGACCATTTTAGTGGGACTCATTAGTTCGGTTCTATTAGCATCCAATGACGTGTACATCACATCAACTTCATTATCAACTACAAGCTTCGACAATCCCGTTACTGTTTTGTTTGAATACACAAAGGTTatcgaaaagttcaaaatCTCACTAATCATATTGATTATTTCAATTGCTGCCCCATTAAATTTTGGtgatttacttttaatttttttaattattatgtgAGGCTGTATATTATGGCATCCATAGCGTAACGGGCATCGATTGAGTTGTTTGAACTTTTCCGGGAAAAATACGTTTGTGGCCCACGTCAGCGATGTCTTGTTGAAATCATTTATTCGAATGGCCTGCGTATTGTCACATGATTTATTAATGAAAGGCATGTAGGTGAATGTCGAAACTAAGTGTGACGAAACAGGACTTGTGACAAGCACAGCAACATTGTATATGTACATTTTCCAGaagtttaaaaatatattttcaatttcatgtaAATTATGACTGCCATAAATAATTACGAAATGTCCACTTATCCAGAACAAATTGCTTTGAATTAAACACTCAAGAAAGCTTTTAAATTCGGCATATCGTCGAAAATGTAGTATTGTTGCACCAACTTTCCGGtcttttatatgaaaatttttggtttttaaatcatttacaTCTACTGTTATTGGAAGATCATGcaactgaagaaaattttccacaatttcacTATTCGAATTCATTACCATCACCATGGCTTTATTACTTTCTACAATTAGTTTCGAAATCATTATCGCATCAGCAATATTTGGCTCggccaaattttcaatttttgtagtTAGATTATCAGACGTTGACAATGATACGTGCATAAAACATACAAGTTTCAATAGCATTTCGGACGTcgtcatttttattcaatatgaCAGCTTTTTGTTACGCCTAAATCTAATAACCGATtgctttttatttgaaaggttgAACAATTAGCCTTTCAGCTCCAATTAAGGTGTTATCATAGCACTGTGCTATGGTGTTATTCAAAAATGACGTATGCCGTTTTTCTTTACAGTTCTTTTAACACCTCTTTCGGTTGAGTACGTTTTGTAAGTTTCAGGAAACTAGTACCCTACCTAGCCCACCCtatgacaaaaaataaacgaataCGAGGTCAGCTTCGGGCGATAGATACAAGTTTTGCCCATTTCTGTGATTTAAATGTGTCATTTACGGACGAACCCTtaagaaataataataacaatacgcttataaatattaaatgaaattaagtaAATGATATTGTTTATTGCCGAGACCATAATAACCCTCTAGTCTAGAGTAACTCGCAGGCATAAACATATTTTCGTATTATTCTAATGAATAAGTGATGTCACTGAAATGTAATGTGGTAAACCGTTTGATATCCATGCAAAGTACAGAAGCTTCGaaaaaatgaatcaaagattatcaaaaacattttagaagATGACAAACTTGTAGGCCTCCgatcaacaaaataaacacgcgaaaactagacttttttttatcccgagttacgagttatgtaatggatttaaCATGCTGTTGGcatgcaaatttttttggaaccttgttcagggctccgagctgactaataatacccaaaaatatcaaaagtgcatcgaaatgctcagttaaaattcattcaaccgcaccgtggagggcgtcgaaagtagtgcttgaaacatgaaaagtacggccTTTGTATATCCCAACTTCTAtctcgtttgaatttttcctattttgtcCCTTGGTtagcaaataactattcttaGGTGATTTTAAGTGATGTTGGTATTGGCAAGGGATTTTGCACTTTCACCGTTCTTTTTTTCACTCTTAATCCGTATTCATTGACCTCATGAAAAATTGGCTCAATTGTGGATATCCATTTATTTTGTCAAGGAAAGCTTTTATAGATATTAGATGACTCGTGTTGTCTTGACCCATAAAATCGATGTTGGTTGGCAAATATTTTGAGAGAATTCGGCCTGCTTCCACTTCAATAAGATAAGTTGGGTGAAATCGTTAATCTCAGCTGTCAGTGCcttcaaattgaatgaaagCAATGGCTGCAATTAATACATTTGTGAATTGGTTCCGAGAGTGCAACTCTTTGCTTGCTTCTAGGGTAATTTTAGGAGACACAAGATGTTGAAACCACCTGTTTGCTTATTTGTTTACCGTTTAATAGTATAGTCCCTGTtcggttaaaaaaaatgttaaattaggCTCTAAAATGTGAAAGTAACTCACGGTTTGTGAAGAcgatttt
Encoded here:
- the LOC119077171 gene encoding stress response protein YvgO-like, which translates into the protein MATNFHNTGSATNAGDIGRDLINIHGVEAQNINFYLPPSNTDTFWQLVKKEILILTGNATGNLVSAAVKSLGEKIQLQLEKDNNRLHYVIFNLSQSYFKSLHGFVEYQEHYIYGILFGVWIFESGQFENTGIGSFENWCFGGYKGGNWTRSGEPIKFFRNPYWPWVYNYGEEGRLVTFSKIKFI
- the LOC119076223 gene encoding tRNA (cytosine(34)-C(5))-methyltransferase; this translates as MGRKQKKYNLFAQKKRERKEANSNGSQDRPSEPYQEIIRVNELFLKYYKHQQICPDSEWDEFVKFISSDLPTTFRITASRGEAQTLLDIIKSEFFADYLKGADEIQTKTGCKFEKPMSLPWYPNEHAWQLELTRKDIRRSEAFYKLHNFLIAETNSGSISRQEAVSMIPPIVLDVKPHHKVLDMCAAPGSKTAQLIEALHVDSENSIPSGFVVANDVDNKRCYMLVHQARRMNSPCFIVTNHDSCFLPNLLMTNSDGEKREVKFDRVLCDVPCSGDGTLRKNPDIWLKWNQGQALNLHGVQYRIAKRGAELLEIGGRMVYSTCSLNPVENEAVLHRLIKDSEGALEIVDSAALVPGLKYLPGMTKWDLASKDIECFNKFEDVPTKYHTVIRPQMFPPSVEDASKYNLEKCIRILPHLQNTGGFFVASIQKKSYLPWEKAAKKEDAKNSDEQNVNETQDLDNGEKTTSAGPQQKKRRLHYGYKEDPYIFLTADDLAWTQLKNFYKLSDEFNPLCLLTRSSSEKKKNIYFCSEQIRDLLLCNESLVKIINTGVKSFVRCDNRNMQCPFRLANEGLPNINYMIGQCRRLNITREDLIALLNNTDPTKPPPLNTLSNETQESVKDLAAGSCVLKYSDEKLTISLVGWRGQTSLRAYTDTNDTCHMLRLLGADVSKYDTNKFQKNKTTDEEQELVKNVDTTEMECVDDAVAVE
- the LOC119076224 gene encoding alpha-ketoglutarate-dependent dioxygenase alkB homolog 7, mitochondrial, whose product is MTVILRHLIKKNLLKPFLAARRAASSVTTSQPNAKTPHYIDFVDNWPSNERETILNDFLVITDFVSEAEETAIIEEIDPYMKRLKYEFDHWDDAIHGFRETERKHWYPHNRKIIEKISELAFKGEIMPHIHILDLAENGVIKPHVDSSRYCGTTIAGLSLLSDSVMRLVRTDETKYLQTKDGNNTDEYRTLPKSMENAFYADILLKRRSLYIMRDTSRYNFTHEILGNEHGFFKGEKVTKTRRISVICRNNP